Below is a window of Desulfomonile tiedjei DNA.
TGGACCATTTCTCGGCACATTCGGTACGTGGGCGGCTCTGTTTTGGCGGACGGGAAAACCACGCCTTTGACAAAAAGGGTGCGCAGCATGGACTCCACTTCATCCTGGGAACGGCCAAGCTTTTCCGCGAGGGCAGGGGCGTTTGCAGGCAGAGCGAGGAGCAGTTCGGCTTCATTTTGGTCAGCGATTATCTCGAACAGTCTAGCTATTCTTTGGGATTGGCCGAGGCCGATCCGGTTGGCTAATTCTACATACTTGGCGTCCATGAAAATCCCTTTCTGGTTGCGATGCGCTATTTTGGGCCTTATAAGGGCCTCCATTCATTGGACCATATGGTCACTGATCAGTCAAGTTATGCGAAAAATTCTCGACCGAAGCGGTGTACGGAGGTATATTTCAACATGGTGAAAATTGGGATCTTGTGCGGCCGCAATGGTGTGAGAACTGAGCATCATAAAGGAGAACACGACAGTGAAATCCAAATGCGAAAGTTGTTGGTTCAAGAGCCATGCAGAGCGAAAGCCGAATTCACTAATCGCCCGGATTTGGCGATGGCACACCGGCTGGTGTCCGGGCTGGAAGGCGTACCAAAAAGAATTGGCTGAGAAAGCCAACGCCAAGACACCCTAACTAATCAATGCAGCGGATGCTACCGGCTCAGCCCCTGAGCAAGAACGGAAGACGCTCCTTGACCTGGTCTATGCGGTCTGTAAGAGCCGGAAAGATTGATCGGGAGGAATCTGTCGTTGGACCATATGCTGGCAAATCAGACAAGTTGAGCGAAAAACAGGCAATGACCGCGGCCATTTCTGCGTTCTTCCCCTCTGAGCGCCTTCAATTCTGCTTGACCAGGGGTTCGACAGCGAGGTATATTTCAACCTACTGAAAATCAGGATCTTTTGCGACCCGGGGATTCAGCCCATTTGTGTCTGTAGGGGAGGGGGTTCATGGAGCAACCGGGTCTGATCGTATGCAATCCTGCACGAGAGGAAAACGGTCTGACCGACTTGCTGTAGGCAACGCCAAAAAGCAGCACGACTCATCTATGGGCACCATACCGCGTACATCCACGCCATCTCAAAGGGGGTAGCTCATGGGCTTCTATCTTCGCAAGAGCATTAGCGTCGGCTCTCTCCGCTTCAATCTCTCGAAGTCTGGCATCGGACTTTCCGCAGGTGTTAAGGGTCTGCGTTTTGGCAGTGGACCGCGGGGCAACTATGTTCATATGGGGCGAGGTGGGGTGTATTACAGAGCAACTATCCCGCCATCATCCTCCGCGCCTTCCGTGCAGCAACCGCATCCCGCCCACTCTCATGAGCCTCAGATTCCAACGGGAACCCACGCACCGCTCGAGGAAATCGAATCGGCAGATGTCGCCCAAATCGTTGACTCATCCTCGCGTGCGCTTCTGAACGAACTGAACGAGAAACATAAGACCACTCGCCTTTGGCCTATCGTGGCGTTGGCTTCAACGGCTGTCCTCATCGTCGGGCTGTCCACGGGCTGGCCGATTTGGTTGCTAATCCCGCTTGTTCTGGCAGCTATCGCCGGCACGTACGTCGCCCACAGCCGAGATGTCCTTGCCAAAACCGTTGTACTTTTCTACGACTTCGACGCCGAGATGGAAAGTGCCTACGGACAGCTTCACAGTTGCGCTGAGCGATTGGCCAGCTGCGAAGCGGTTTGGCATATCGAGGCAACGGGAAAGGTTCATGATCGGAAGTATCACGCCGGCGCGAGCGATCTCGTTCAGAGAAAACCAACATTCGTGCGAAAATCAGAGCCACCCTATGTCAAAACTAACATCGAAACCATAGCAATTGGGGTGGGCCGCCAAACGTTACACTTCTTTCCCGATCGCATCCTCGTCTACGACCAAAAAGAAGTTGGTGCGGTCGGCTATCACGAACTCCGTGTGAATGTTGCAACGACGAGGTTCATTGAGAACGAGTCTGTTCCGAGAGATGCAGAGGTCGTCGACAGAACATGGAAGTACGTCAACAAGTCCGGTGGGCCTGACCGGCGATTCAAGGACAACAAACAGCTTCCTGTCTGTCTTTACGAGCAGATTTCGTTGTCGAGTCGGACAGGGTTAAACGAACTGTTGCAGCTCTCGAAGTGCGGCTTTGGTGGGGACTTAGCGGAAGCTATTGCCTTCCTTGGGAAGAAAACTCCGAAGGAAAGACGTGGTGCTATCCCCGCGGTGTAACCTCTCCGTCAAACGTACCCCCTACACGATGCGCCACCCCGGGCACGACTGGGTTCCCCCGCCACTCCATTGTCCAGTGGCTGCGGGTACCTCTACATCTTGTAATAATTCAGGCAGCACGCGGGGCTCGCTGGTCGCGGATCTCCGGTGAGTCTCTATCCTCGAAACCGCAAAGGCGTTGCGGTGCGCATTTCCGCCTGAACTTTCGGAACAAGTCCCTTTCTTCGCTGATGTGAGCGGCACGCAAGCGGATCTCCCCACCTTCGTCCAGCAATACATGCGAATCTCCAGGCCGGGTTTTGCATCTAAATATACGGAATCTAGCAAGGAGGTTCGTCCTATGACTGAAATGGAAGAAAGACACGGCGAGAAAGAGGAATTCAAGGCAAAACCGGGCGAGCCGATGGGCGAAGCCTGCGATGACATCGCCGATCCCATAAGAAGAACATTGTGCAAGGTTTGCCACACTCCCGTAATAGGCGAAGCGCCCTTTTGTAAGGACCACGAGCCGCCTGTTCCGTAAACCTTTGAAAGGGGCTCGGGGGCCGCTCGAGGAGAATCGTCTCCTTGAGGCGGCAAAGGTTGAAGAAGGTCCATTCGATCAAGAAGCAGTCCTACGATATGGATGCCTTGCCCGGCGCAATTCCGCGCAAGGCATACTTCGCCCAGGGAGTGAGCAATGAAGGCTACCGAACAATTACGAGCCGAGCATCATGGCATCCAAGTGATGCTGCAAGTACTGAAAGCCATTTGCCTGAAGCTTCAGGCCGGAGAAAAGGTGAATCCCGACCATGTGGAAAAGATAATAGAATTCTTCAGGCTGTTCGCTGACCGCTGCCATCACGGAAAAGAGGAAGACCTGCTGTTCCCGGCCATGGAAGCGGCAGGCGTTCCGAAGCATGGCGGCCCGCTCGGGGTCATGCTCGCGGAACACGATGTCGGCCGGGGGTACCTGCGGGCCATGGCCGAAGCCTTGGAAAAATACAGGTCGGAGGACGTGGAGTCCGCGGCCGACCTCGCAGCCCATGCGCGGAAATACATAGCTTTCCTGAATCTGCACATTGAAAAAGAGAACACCGTGCTCTTCCCCATGGCCGACTCACGTCTCCCGGCAGAAAAACAAGACCAATTGTACGAAGAATTCGAGAAGTTCGAAGAAGAGAAGATCGGCTCAGGTGTGCATGAGCAATTCCATAAACTCCTCGATGACCTGGCTCACACGTATCTCGGTAGAGCGGCAGCATAAGGTGGGTTCAAAACCAGCGGGGTTGTGTGAAGGATCTGCGGGGAGGGCGTTTTAGCGGAGAAGTCCTGTGCGCAGAGCCGTATCCGGCCTTGACAGCCATTATAAAAAGCAATGTCCGTTAGCTCCCAACGGCCCCGCCTGCCATTTCTTCATTGCTCGCCCCGTCGTTCCCGCGAAAGCGGGAACCCAGGGAGATCGCTGGATTCCTGCTTTGGCACATAGGCGTTAACTTAAAGGTCGCGCTCCCTAGTGTTCCGGAGGAACATTTGAGAGTAGGCCGGCGATTTATCGCCGGCTCAGGCACAAATTAAAAAAAGTTCTTAGTCCCGGTAGGGACGACCGATCGGCAAGCTTCCTCAATAACTTCTTCGGCCGTCCCTCTGGGACTACGGGTCTCTTCGACCGCCTCCCCGGCGATGAATCGCCGGGCTACTTTCGTCTCGTCCCTCTGGGACGAAAAACGTTAGGCACTAAAGTTAACGCCTATGCGCTCTGGCAGGAATGACGGAACGCCCTCCTCTCGAATCGGACAGTACTATTGGCAACGCGTATAGGGCGGTAATCGCTTACGTGCATGAAGCCCAACATTGCTTTCTTTCGCAGAAATCGTTACAAAAACCACAAGAGTCACCGTGTGTGCTGCCGGAGGTTGAATATGCGTGAGATCAGCAAAGATCAGGTACGGGCGTTCCTCGATATCTTGGGTCTGGCCGAGGAACCGATGGGTATGTATTACACCGATGACCGACCTGACGACGCTATCTCACCGAAGAGCGGGACCCTTCCCAGCGTCGAAACGGAGGCTGCCGGACAGGTGGACTGGGACGCTCTCAATTCCGGTTGGTCTTGCGTAATCGGCAATCTCTGGCGCGCTCGAAAGAAGAGTGGAGCCGCCTACTTCGACAAAGAGCATTTCGGCTGTTTGGGAGGAGCGTTTTATCTTGGCTTCTTGAAGCCGCAGTTGGAGGCCATTGTCCACTATGTGTCCACCGGAATACCCGATCAAATGGAGGGAGAGCGCTATCTGGAGTCGCCCGAAGTGATGCGGAGTTTCCTCAACACCATAGATCCCAGGCCTGCGCCTGCCAGGTTCTGCGTCTTCGAGCCGGTGACCCAATTTGCGGCGAGCCAAAATCCCGAACTCGTGGTATTCTTTGCCCGACCTGAAAGCATCGCGGGTCTCAATCAACTGGCCACCTTTGTAACAAACGATTTCGAGGCCGTGTACTCCCCGTTTGGCGCGGGTTGCTCCAACATCGTGACCTGGCCGCTTAAATATCTCGCTCAAGGCAAACTCAAAGCGGTCCTTGGTGGATGGGACCCGTCTGACCGAAAATTCCTCAAAACCGACGAGATCACTTTCACAGTTCCGTTCGAGATGTTCAGGCGCATGGTTACTCGATGGCCCGAGTCTTTTCTCACGACCAAGACGTGGGACCGTATCAAGAACAAGGTCCTTAAGAGCCGCAAGGCATGGGGCGAAGATTGAGCACGCGAGACACGGCGAAGTTCATACTATTCGACATTGACCACACCCTCATCGACTCCGGAGGCGTGGGCGTCATAGCCCTCAACAAGGCCCTCGAAGACGTTACCGGCATCAGCGAGGGATTCAAGGGAATAAGCTTCGCCGGAAAAACCGACTTGCAGATACTGCGAGAAGCAATGGAGAGGCTCCAACTACCGTGCGCCGACGGTCTGCCCGCGAGATTTCTCGGCCGGTATCTTACGCAGCTCCGCGCTGCCATGACCACCAGGAACGGCCATGTGAAGCCTGGGGTTTGCGGTCTGCTTCAACGCCTCGAAGAGGATGATGACTTCTTTCTGGGGCTTCTCACCGGGAACATCGAGCAAGGTGCAAGGATCAAATTGGAACCCCATTCACTTAACCGGTTCTTTCCGGTAGGGGCATTCGGCGACGATGGCGAAGACCGGAACGGCCTCCTCCCTGTTGCGGTTCAGAGGCTGTCCCTAGAGCAAGGCGTCATTGTGGACCATTCTAACTGCGTCGTCATCGGCGACACACCGCGAGACGTGGAATGCGCCAAAGCCAACGGAGCGCACTCCATCGCCGTTGCCACCGGCCCCTTCGCTGTTGAGGACCTCAGGCAAACTGGGGCGGAACTGGTCCTGCCCGACCTCTCAGGTACCGACGACATTGTAAATTGGTTGAGAAATCGCTGAGGAATGATATTGCTTTGCGCAGCAGCAAAGTCTGCAAGCAGCGCCAGATTTCCGTTTCCTTAGAAGAAGAACGTGTAGTCTATATAGAGACCCGAAGCTTTCAGATCAATTTCACGGCCGAGATTGTCCCCGAAACTGATCTCCGTGTACCGCCATCCACCCCTCACAGCCGACGTGCCGATTATCGTTGTGGGTGCTTTAACTCCCCCGGTGATCTCCACTTCGGTGACTCTGGCTCCATTGCCTATGGGCCAGCGGGCTCTCACTTCAAAGCTGGTGGATAAACCGCAATAGCCGGTGGGATTGTACGCCGCGTGAACTCCCATGGTGACGGGGAGAGTAGACTTGAGAAAGCCGCTTGTCCCGTTGGGGAGCGCAAAGCTGAAATTGGGATCGGGTCTGTTCAAGTCGAAATTAAGCCCCAGCCGGAATCCTTTGTTGCACAGGACGTCCACATCCGCACCGTATCTAACGTCCGGCCAATTGAAGAACCCGTAGGTCCCCCTCACCGCGCTGATGTTGGCTTCATAGTGGATCCTGCCTGAAAAACGGCTGAACTGGAAGCGCGCCATACTCTCAAGAATTAGACCGCGCTCGTTGAAATTCAGGTCCCGTTTCAGGTCTAAGGAAATTCCCTGGACAGGGTCTTTGTACTCCGCGCTGGTCAAAGTCTGCCAAATCGGACGAATCCTGGCCTCTCCGCTGAAACAGAAAGGACTTACCATCGGCGCGGCCGGATTGGCTATGCCCGGCTGATCCTGATCGACGGGCTTGCTCAGGAAAGGACTGCGGGCGAAGAGGTTGGCTATTGGGTCTGGGAGCAGGCCACAGCCTTGAGCGTGGACAGGGGTGTTGAAACATGCCAGGAGCGTGGCGGCAAGCAGGGCCGGCATCCATATCTTGTGTTTGTTTTTCGGTGGTAGCATAGGGGAGCGGTCTTAATTGCTGTAGTTATACTTTAATACTTGGGGGTATACTACTATAAATAAGAATTAATTACAACTCATTTCCTAAGGCGAGGACATGGTTCTGCGCTGGGTGGTCCGGAAGCCACCGCCTCCCAGTTCCGGAGATACAGAAGGTGATAGCCTATGGATCGGGGATTTTATTCAACGCCGTTGCTGAAGCGTGTCACAGACAACACACCTCTTGTCACTTCGCGACCCGCTGGTGGGACCGTCCCGCGCAGAACGCGGGATTGCCGGTCATCCCAATAGACAGACTGGAAGGCTGTCCCACCACACCTCCAGGCCACCCGGAGAGCGATGATCGCCATCCCGGTAACACGATTTGACCTCTAGATGGAGTTTTGAAACGGATTCATGGAGTCCGGCTCTTCGAGCAATCGGCCTGCTATGCCGGAGTCTCTCGTGCTTCTTGATGGGCCTTGAAGGAGTGGTTCAAATTCTTCCGAAGTCGTCCTCGATGCGGACTATGTCATTCTCGCCGAAGTATTCTCCCATTTGAACTTCAATAAATACCAGCAATTCGTCGCCAGGATTGAACACGCGATGGACCGCGCCAAGCGGGATGTCAATTGACTCGCCCGGACTCATGGCGATTTCTTCCGAGTCGCGGGTGACGAGCGCCGACCCGCTTATGACCGTCCAATGCTCCCATCGCCGCTGATGACGCTGAAGGCTGAGCCTTTTCCCCGGATACACCACGATGCGCTTAACCTTGTGGTCCGGAAGCTCCGACAGCACTTCATAGTAGCCCCACGGGCGATGATCCTCTCTCTCTGTCTCCTGTAACACCTGATCGCCAGTCTTCATGTAATCGTCCACCATGTGTTGCTGAGAAAAACGCTCTTCACCGGGACCACAATGTCCTGCGTATCGGCTCGCCGCCCCCTCACCAGGACACGCCTTCCAGGGTCTCGGCCGGCTTCACAACCTCGACCAACGCGCCGGCTTCGAAGGCGCTTGGCCCATACAAACGATCACTCCCCGTAGTATAGACGAACTCGGCCTCGTTGCACAATCCATCGTTGGAACTCGGCTAAACGACGGCTGACTCCGAGAGTTAAGGAAAGAAATGTGGTACAATGCTGGGCGAACGAACGGGGCACTGGAATTAGGCGGCAACTTGGGGCAAGATGTCCTGAAAGCTGTAATCCGGCGCTAAAGAGGACGAGTATGCGACAAAGGCCCACTTGACGGCTTGTTTGGCAAGAGGGCTCTCGCTCCGGGGAATCAGCGGTACCGGAACCGGGCAAGTGATGCCTGACGCAGGCCCACAACACTTGTTGGAGAGGATGATTCTATGCTTTACGCGGTAATCATGGCTGGGGGGAGCGGTACCCGCTTCTGGCCACAAAGTCGGCAAAGCAGGCCCAAGCAACTTCTCAAGATTGCCGGCGACAAAACCATGATCAGAGCAACCGTAGAAAGAGTGTTGGATGAAATTTCGTTTGAAAGGATCATGGTGGTCACATCCGAATCTTATGCTCAGGAGATCAGTGGTGAACTTCCGGAACTGAGCAGCGACATGCTGGTATGTGAACCTCAGGGGAGGAATACCGCGCCGTGCATTGCTCTGGCCGCATACAAGCTCTTGAAGAAAGATCCGGAGGCTGTAATGGCCGTCTTGCCTGCCGACCACGTGATCGCGGACGAGCAAGCGTTCCGGAAAGCGCTCAAAGCCGCCGCTGAAGTGGCAAGCTCTGGGGATTATCTCATAACTTTCGGTATCGTTCCCAATAAGCCGGAGACAGGCTACGGATACATAGAGCTTGGTGAAAGAGCCACGGAGCAGGCTCAAGCTCCCGCGTTCAAAGTCAAACGATTCGTGGAAAAGCCCGACCAACAGCGCGCCGAAGAGTATATCAAGGCCGGCACCTTCCTGTGGAACAGTGGCATGTTTGTCTGGAAGGCATCAGTAATAATTGAGAATTTCGAGAAACATCTTCCTGGTGTGAGCGAGGCCATCGCCCGTATTTCATCCGCTTTTGGCACAGAAGAGGAAGGCAAAGCCATTGCCGAAGTCTACAACTCTATCGAAGGGGTCTCCATTGACTACGGAATAATGGAGAAGGCGGCCAATGTTTTGGTCATTCCTATTGACGTGGGATGGAACGATGTGGGGAGTTGGGCGTCGTTGCACGAGGTTTGGGCGAACGACCACGACGGGAACATCATTTTCGGCGAACTGATAGCGCTTGCGGCCTCCGGCTGCGTGGTTTCATCCCCGCATAAGCTCACGGCGCTGATCGGTGTCGAGGACCTGGTGGTAGTGGATACGCCCGACGCGTTGCTGGTTTGTCGAAAGGACAAGGCCCAAGACGTGAGGAAGCTCCAGGAGTTGCTGAAGGAAAAAGGTTACACGAATCTTCTTTAGAAGTGGTTGCCGATTAGATCTCATTCAGAGGTAGATAACACCGATGCCCCACACCGCAGATACCAGAGCGCTCCTGAGCAACGTATGCTCACAAAAGCGCGGGGTCAACCTCAAGACCCTGGAAGAAGTAATAGTTCTGGCGGTTGAGATCGCCAGAGAGGGTAGGGAGGGCAGACGAATCGGCACCATGTTTGTGGTGTCGGACTCGGCCCAAGTATTGAAGCGTTCCAAGAATTTGATTTTGGACCCTGTTTTAGGCCATCCGGACGAACTCAAAAAGCTGGACAACCACAACATGCGCGAGACCTTAAAGGAGCTGGCCCAACTGGACGGAGCGTTCGTGGTTTCCGACAATGGGATAGTAGTTTCGGCTTGCCGTCATTTGGACGCTTCTTCTCAAGGGGTTGATCTGCCCCTGGGGCTGGGCAGTCGCCACTTGGCTGCGGCCTCGATTACCAGGGCTACTAAGGCGGTGGCGGTGGTTGTCTCGGAGAGTTCTGTGGTGAGAATCTTTGATGACGGCGAGATCGTTTCAGAGATCATCCCTGAACTCTGGCTGTTGAGCCGGCACGGGGTCCATCTGGAGGGGCCTTATTCCGCGCAGTCGGGAGAGAACCTTACCGTAGTCTGCAAAGCGGACTGAAATGGCCACCGTGTGGCGCGCGCAATAGAGACAGGAAAAGCTCATGCCGGGAAATCGCGAAGAAATTCTTAAAAAGCTTGAGGAAAATGCGGAGACCATACGTGGTTTCGGAGTCCGCCGTTTGGGGATCTTTGGGTCTCATGCGCGAGGCGACCAAAAGCCGAGCAGCGACATTGACTTCCTCGTGGAATTCAGTGAAGCGACCTTCGACAATTACTTTGATTTGAAATTCTTCCTGGAAGACCTATTCGGTTGCCCGGCGGATCTGGTTATAGCGGATGTGATCAAGCCCAGGATACGTCCGTACATTCTGCAGGAGGCCGTATATGTCACGGGATTCTAAGTTGTATCTCGCGGATATTCTGGAATCGTGCGAAAAAATCAAAACCTATACCTCAGGATTGTCACTTGATCAGTTTAGCGCTGACACAAAGACCTTGGACGCAGTAATCCGCAATCTCGAGATCATCGGCGAGGCTTCAAGGCATGTACCCGAAGAGCTGCGTGCCCGTTGCGCGGGGGTGGAGTGGAGAAAAATTACTGCCATGCGTAACATGCTTATTCACGAATATTTCGGCGTCAAGATAGAGATCATTTGGGACGCGATCCAAAACAAGCTGCCGGTTCTTGAAACCCAGATACAGGAAATCTTGAGACAAGAAGGACAGAAGTAGCAAGACCAAAGATGGTTCCACGATCTCGCGTGTGCCCTTTTTGGCGGCACGGTGAGTTTCAGAGCTGGAGATCATCGGAAGCGCGTGGATTTTTGTCAATGACTTCGTTGCAAGAAAATAAATTCAATCTCAAAATCCTACTGATCCTATCTTTGGGTCATCTGGTAACTGACATCTATCAAGGCTCGCTGCCCGCCCTGCTTCCGCTCCTGAAAGAAAAACTGTTGCTGTCTTACACGATGACCGGCGTCATAATGATGGCAGCGAACCTCACCTCTTCGGTAGTGCAGCCGGTGTTCGGCTACCTGTCTGACAAGAAAGAGAAGATCTTCCTGCTGCCTCTGGGATGTCTGTGTGCAGGCATAGGTTTTTCTTTGGTTGGCCTTCCTGACGAGTACGCCATTGTCCTGGCTTTGGTAATGGTGAGCGGGCTGGGCGTGGCTGCGTTCCATCCGGAAGGGTACAAAACCGCGCGTTTCTTCACCGGCGACAAGATGGCAACCGGGATGTCGGTGTTCTCGGTGGGAGGCAATTTGGGCTTCGCGGTGGGACCGATAATCTCACTGGCCATTGTCACGCGTCTGGGGTTCGATTACTTACCCGCGATGATTGTCCTCTCGCTGGTATTTGTGGCTCTCGTGTCCTACGCATGGGGTTCCGTGGCGTCGCCGAAGCAAGGCACCCTGGAAAAAGCAATGAGCAGCGAGGGGGCCACAAGAGGAGTGTACCTGTCGTTGTTCCTGATTATCGCCACCGTGATCATGAGATCCTGGACCCAAATTGGGTTGATGACCTATATTCCTTTCTATTATATCGACGTACTGAAAGGGGACCCGCTGTACG
It encodes the following:
- a CDS encoding DUF4236 domain-containing protein, with the translated sequence MGFYLRKSISVGSLRFNLSKSGIGLSAGVKGLRFGSGPRGNYVHMGRGGVYYRATIPPSSSAPSVQQPHPAHSHEPQIPTGTHAPLEEIESADVAQIVDSSSRALLNELNEKHKTTRLWPIVALASTAVLIVGLSTGWPIWLLIPLVLAAIAGTYVAHSRDVLAKTVVLFYDFDAEMESAYGQLHSCAERLASCEAVWHIEATGKVHDRKYHAGASDLVQRKPTFVRKSEPPYVKTNIETIAIGVGRQTLHFFPDRILVYDQKEVGAVGYHELRVNVATTRFIENESVPRDAEVVDRTWKYVNKSGGPDRRFKDNKQLPVCLYEQISLSSRTGLNELLQLSKCGFGGDLAEAIAFLGKKTPKERRGAIPAV
- a CDS encoding hemerythrin domain-containing protein, which gives rise to MKATEQLRAEHHGIQVMLQVLKAICLKLQAGEKVNPDHVEKIIEFFRLFADRCHHGKEEDLLFPAMEAAGVPKHGGPLGVMLAEHDVGRGYLRAMAEALEKYRSEDVESAADLAAHARKYIAFLNLHIEKENTVLFPMADSRLPAEKQDQLYEEFEKFEEEKIGSGVHEQFHKLLDDLAHTYLGRAAA
- a CDS encoding DUF169 domain-containing protein translates to MREISKDQVRAFLDILGLAEEPMGMYYTDDRPDDAISPKSGTLPSVETEAAGQVDWDALNSGWSCVIGNLWRARKKSGAAYFDKEHFGCLGGAFYLGFLKPQLEAIVHYVSTGIPDQMEGERYLESPEVMRSFLNTIDPRPAPARFCVFEPVTQFAASQNPELVVFFARPESIAGLNQLATFVTNDFEAVYSPFGAGCSNIVTWPLKYLAQGKLKAVLGGWDPSDRKFLKTDEITFTVPFEMFRRMVTRWPESFLTTKTWDRIKNKVLKSRKAWGED
- a CDS encoding HAD hydrolase-like protein, with the translated sequence MGRRLSTRDTAKFILFDIDHTLIDSGGVGVIALNKALEDVTGISEGFKGISFAGKTDLQILREAMERLQLPCADGLPARFLGRYLTQLRAAMTTRNGHVKPGVCGLLQRLEEDDDFFLGLLTGNIEQGARIKLEPHSLNRFFPVGAFGDDGEDRNGLLPVAVQRLSLEQGVIVDHSNCVVIGDTPRDVECAKANGAHSIAVATGPFAVEDLRQTGAELVLPDLSGTDDIVNWLRNR
- a CDS encoding phosphomannose isomerase type II C-terminal cupin domain, giving the protein MDDYMKTGDQVLQETEREDHRPWGYYEVLSELPDHKVKRIVVYPGKRLSLQRHQRRWEHWTVISGSALVTRDSEEIAMSPGESIDIPLGAVHRVFNPGDELLVFIEVQMGEYFGENDIVRIEDDFGRI
- a CDS encoding mannose-1-phosphate guanylyltransferase: MLYAVIMAGGSGTRFWPQSRQSRPKQLLKIAGDKTMIRATVERVLDEISFERIMVVTSESYAQEISGELPELSSDMLVCEPQGRNTAPCIALAAYKLLKKDPEAVMAVLPADHVIADEQAFRKALKAAAEVASSGDYLITFGIVPNKPETGYGYIELGERATEQAQAPAFKVKRFVEKPDQQRAEEYIKAGTFLWNSGMFVWKASVIIENFEKHLPGVSEAIARISSAFGTEEEGKAIAEVYNSIEGVSIDYGIMEKAANVLVIPIDVGWNDVGSWASLHEVWANDHDGNIIFGELIALAASGCVVSSPHKLTALIGVEDLVVVDTPDALLVCRKDKAQDVRKLQELLKEKGYTNLL
- a CDS encoding DNA integrity scanning protein DisA nucleotide-binding domain protein, translated to MPHTADTRALLSNVCSQKRGVNLKTLEEVIVLAVEIAREGREGRRIGTMFVVSDSAQVLKRSKNLILDPVLGHPDELKKLDNHNMRETLKELAQLDGAFVVSDNGIVVSACRHLDASSQGVDLPLGLGSRHLAAASITRATKAVAVVVSESSVVRIFDDGEIVSEIIPELWLLSRHGVHLEGPYSAQSGENLTVVCKAD
- a CDS encoding nucleotidyltransferase family protein encodes the protein MPGNREEILKKLEENAETIRGFGVRRLGIFGSHARGDQKPSSDIDFLVEFSEATFDNYFDLKFFLEDLFGCPADLVIADVIKPRIRPYILQEAVYVTGF
- a CDS encoding DUF86 domain-containing protein, with translation MSRDSKLYLADILESCEKIKTYTSGLSLDQFSADTKTLDAVIRNLEIIGEASRHVPEELRARCAGVEWRKITAMRNMLIHEYFGVKIEIIWDAIQNKLPVLETQIQEILRQEGQK
- a CDS encoding MFS transporter, whose translation is MTSLQENKFNLKILLILSLGHLVTDIYQGSLPALLPLLKEKLLLSYTMTGVIMMAANLTSSVVQPVFGYLSDKKEKIFLLPLGCLCAGIGFSLVGLPDEYAIVLALVMVSGLGVAAFHPEGYKTARFFTGDKMATGMSVFSVGGNLGFAVGPIISLAIVTRLGFDYLPAMIVLSLVFVALVSYAWGSVASPKQGTLEKAMSSEGATRGVYLSLFLIIATVIMRSWTQIGLMTYIPFYYIDVLKGDPLYAAQLVSVFLIGGVVGTIGGSIIADRVGHKRYLIASLLLATVLFPLIFITEGLMLFVALGVVGMVLISSFTVTIVMAQELLPRNLGIASGLMVGFAIGTGGIGVTILGVIADHYGVPVALKSIWLLPLAGLLLSLPIRYRTPRRS